In Pseudomonas fluorescens, the following are encoded in one genomic region:
- a CDS encoding branched-chain amino acid ABC transporter permease, which yields MDKFKMSACTLAVIAISVLSLFVGGGYTAKLLTWIAIAGLVASSFRFVLLIGELNFATAAFVGIGAYSAGVAATVLELPFPVALLSGGLIACVVSLVFGFITLRTSGPYFLLIGFAFTEVMRIIYTQVDWLGGNSGLIGIFVPERLEAFLPAFVVMVCAVLIAGMYLIERSNLGRVFTAIKDNENVAKSVGVRVHLNKILCFAIASFAAGIAGSLHAYTNNVISPADFGFLLSTFALAYLKVGGEDYTLGPIFGAALLVLLNAVALEFGGSEHIFYGAAIVICMLLFPKGLLGLAGKWVKARGADPVVKPVVRRAEQ from the coding sequence ATGGATAAATTCAAAATGTCGGCGTGCACCCTGGCCGTGATCGCTATCAGTGTGCTCAGCCTCTTCGTCGGTGGCGGCTACACCGCCAAGCTACTCACCTGGATCGCAATTGCCGGTTTAGTTGCGTCGAGCTTTCGGTTCGTCCTGCTGATTGGTGAACTGAACTTCGCCACGGCTGCGTTCGTTGGTATCGGTGCCTACAGTGCCGGTGTCGCTGCAACAGTGCTTGAGTTGCCGTTTCCGGTTGCTTTGCTAAGCGGTGGGTTAATCGCTTGCGTGGTCAGTCTTGTGTTCGGATTCATCACGCTTAGAACCAGTGGGCCGTACTTCCTGTTGATCGGTTTTGCTTTCACTGAAGTGATGCGAATCATCTACACCCAGGTGGACTGGCTGGGAGGCAATTCGGGATTAATCGGAATCTTTGTTCCCGAGCGTCTGGAAGCCTTTTTGCCGGCGTTCGTGGTGATGGTCTGCGCGGTGCTGATTGCCGGGATGTATTTGATCGAGCGCTCCAACCTGGGTCGTGTATTTACGGCTATTAAAGATAACGAAAACGTGGCGAAGTCCGTCGGTGTTCGTGTGCATCTGAACAAGATCCTGTGCTTCGCCATAGCCTCTTTTGCCGCCGGTATAGCCGGTTCGCTACACGCTTACACCAACAACGTCATCAGTCCGGCAGACTTTGGTTTCCTGCTGTCAACTTTTGCTTTGGCGTACCTCAAAGTGGGGGGAGAGGACTACACGCTTGGGCCGATTTTCGGGGCCGCCTTGTTGGTGTTGCTCAATGCCGTGGCATTGGAGTTTGGTGGTAGTGAACACATCTTCTACGGTGCCGCGATCGTGATCTGCATGTTGCTATTTCCAAAGGGGCTTCTGGGGCTGGCAGGAAAATGGGTCAAAGCTCGTGGAGCTGATCCGGTCGTCAAACCCGTCGTACGGAGGGCTGAGCAATGA
- a CDS encoding ABC transporter ATP-binding protein — protein MNSTVNPILSTRELTRSFGGVVAVSSLNLEIHANEILGLIGPNGAGKSTTFNLISGFYKPTSGVLNIDGVDVTGMAPESISRLGIARTFQHGSLMPSMTVLDNILIGAIGSLSRASAKLRLQRAQETAELLGLQDRLTDIAGSLPHGLQRLVSIAIAFATRPRLLCLDEPLTGLNQTEVGATLEIFRRIRHEFGSTILLVEHNMKAVMQVCDRIVVLHHGQKLASGSPSQIRQDTRVISAYLGGVQ, from the coding sequence ATGAACAGCACGGTTAATCCGATTCTCTCCACCCGGGAACTGACCCGTTCATTTGGCGGTGTTGTCGCGGTGTCCAGCTTGAACCTGGAAATTCATGCCAATGAAATACTTGGTTTGATCGGCCCTAATGGCGCCGGGAAAAGCACAACGTTCAACTTGATCAGCGGCTTCTATAAACCTACCAGTGGCGTGCTGAACATTGATGGTGTTGATGTTACCGGTATGGCCCCAGAGTCCATCAGCCGGCTGGGAATTGCTCGCACATTCCAGCACGGCAGTCTGATGCCCAGCATGACCGTGCTCGATAACATTCTGATCGGCGCTATTGGCTCCTTATCGCGTGCGTCGGCCAAGCTCAGACTGCAACGCGCTCAGGAAACCGCCGAGTTACTGGGTTTGCAAGATCGCCTGACTGACATCGCCGGGTCGTTACCGCACGGATTGCAGCGCTTGGTCAGTATTGCAATCGCCTTTGCAACACGTCCTCGCTTGCTTTGCCTGGACGAGCCGTTGACCGGATTGAATCAGACAGAGGTGGGCGCGACCCTCGAGATTTTCCGGCGTATTCGCCACGAGTTCGGCAGCACCATTTTGTTGGTAGAACACAATATGAAAGCAGTGATGCAGGTCTGCGATCGGATCGTGGTGCTGCACCATGGGCAAAAACTTGCCAGCGGATCTCCCAGCCAAATCCGTCAAGACACTCGGGTGATTTCTGCCTATTTGGGAGGTGTGCAATGA
- a CDS encoding ABC transporter ATP-binding protein yields MSRSPYALDVQGLNASYARVPALRGVNMTVAKGQVVTLIGANGAGKSTLLKCISGLLKSSAGSVRFDDCDVTHLQPDALLRKGLSLVPEGRRLFGSMTVQENLLLGAYSRELKSAVATDFERCLEFFPDLKTRLNDQAGSLSGGQQQMVAVGRALMSSPRLLLLDEPTIGLAPAIVEQIAQVIAKIRNTGVDVLLVEQNAETALQIADYAYVMEGGEIVFHGAAAEIAKNEEVQRAYMGM; encoded by the coding sequence ATGAGCCGCAGTCCCTACGCCCTCGACGTGCAGGGGCTCAACGCCAGTTATGCGCGTGTCCCAGCATTGCGCGGGGTCAACATGACGGTCGCCAAAGGCCAAGTTGTGACACTGATCGGCGCCAATGGTGCAGGCAAATCCACCCTGCTCAAATGCATTAGTGGTCTGCTGAAGAGTAGCGCGGGCAGCGTCCGTTTCGATGATTGCGACGTGACTCACTTGCAACCGGACGCGCTATTACGCAAAGGGCTGAGTTTAGTTCCCGAAGGTCGACGCTTATTCGGGAGCATGACTGTGCAGGAAAACCTGCTACTTGGGGCATACAGTCGTGAACTAAAGAGTGCGGTTGCGACTGATTTTGAGCGTTGTCTTGAGTTCTTTCCGGACCTCAAAACCCGCTTAAATGACCAGGCAGGGTCGCTCAGCGGTGGGCAACAGCAAATGGTTGCGGTCGGGCGCGCACTGATGAGCAGTCCGCGTTTGTTGCTGCTCGACGAGCCTACTATCGGCCTGGCACCTGCGATCGTGGAACAAATTGCCCAAGTCATTGCAAAGATCCGCAACACCGGAGTTGATGTCTTGCTGGTGGAGCAGAACGCTGAGACGGCTCTACAGATCGCCGACTACGCCTATGTAATGGAGGGTGGCGAAATTGTGTTTCACGGTGCTGCTGCAGAAATTGCAAAAAACGAAGAAGTACAACGCGCTTATATGGGAATGTGA